One window from the genome of Engraulis encrasicolus isolate BLACKSEA-1 chromosome 16, IST_EnEncr_1.0, whole genome shotgun sequence encodes:
- the yju2 gene encoding splicing factor YJU2, with translation MSERKVLNKYYPPDFDPSKIPKLKLPKDRQYVVRLMAPFNMRCKTCGEYIYKGKKFNARKETVQNEHYMGLPIFRFYIKCTRCLAEITFKTDPENTDYAMEHGATRNFQAEKLIEEEERKIQKEREEEELNNPMKVLENRTRDSKMEMEVLENLQELKELNQRQARVDFEGMLGQYREMERLQREMEEEEDERETKEMLEKALVKRLRDSDSDASGGDGGDDDDDDDDEERRKKKMKKSVMERPTDILTEERSADAQSSSSSSSSSSSSSVPVKRAHAPEKWERSVGSLGSKALLGSLVVRKKTATTTTTTTTAADSKQTDIKTSVLSNSTSSTANPTVPQKSSSTVEAKTVPPQNGSSSLSLLGAYSDSDDSD, from the exons ATGTCTGAGCGAAAGGTTTTGAAC AAATACTACCCGCCGGACTTCGATCCCTCCAAAATCCCCAAGCTCAAGCTCCCCAAGGACCGGCAGTATGTCGTCCGTCTCATGGCACCCTTCAACATGCG gTGTAAGACGTGTGGGGAGTACATCTATAAGGGTAAGAAGTTTAACGCCCGAAAGGAGACGGTTCAGAACGAGCACTACATGGGTCTCCCCATATTCCGATTCTACATCAAGTGCACGCGGTGCCTCGCCGAGATCACCTTCAAG ACTGACCCAGAGAACACGGACTACGCCATGGAGCACGGAGCCACACGCAACTTCCAGGCGGAGAAATTGATCGAGGAGGAGGAGCGGAAGATACAGAAggaacgggaggaggaggagctcaaCAACCCCATGAAG GTCCTagagaatcgaacccgggactCCAAGATGGAGATGGAAGTTCTGGAGAACCTTCAGGAGCTGAAGGAGCTGAACCAGCGGCAGGCGCGAGTGGACTTCGAAGGCATGCTGGGACAGTACCGGGAGATGGAGAgactacagagagagatggaggaagaggaggacgaacgAGAGACCAA GGAGATGTTGGAGAAGGCTCTAGTGAAGCGACTGAGGGACTCCGACTCTGACGCCAGTGGCGGTGATGGCggtgatgacgacgacgacgatgatgatgaggagaggaggaagaagaagatgaagaagagtgtGATGGAGAGACCAACAGACATTCTGACGGAGGAGAGGAGCGCGGACGcacag tcctcttcctcctcctcctcctcctcctcctcctcctcggtgcCAGTGAAGCGTGCCCATGCTCCAGAGAAGTGGGAGAGGAGTGTGGGGAGCCTGGGCAGCAAAGCTCTACTGGGCTCCCTGGTGGTAAGGAAGAaaactgcaacaacaacaacgaccacaacaacagcagcagactccaaacagacag ACATCAAGACCTCTGTCCTCTCCAACTCCACGAGTAGTACCGCAAATCCAACGGTTCCGCAGAAAAGTTCCTCGACAGTAGAAGCGAAGACGGTTCCACCCCAGAACGGTTCCTCGTCGCTGAGCCTGCTGGGAGCGTACTCTGACAGCGACGAcagcgattga